In one Nocardioides sp. NBC_00368 genomic region, the following are encoded:
- a CDS encoding LysR family transcriptional regulator, whose amino-acid sequence MLSLHQLRVFLAVYEHGSLTAAADELGYAQPSISEQVRGLERTLGVQLFRRVGRGVVPTAVADELRPHAERTVAAAEDARKAVQAVKQFETGTIRFGMFGIARLYGGAGLVADVLDRYPGVRVELIGQNSTEVQEDLRRGRLEAAMLLVGSVSGPGLKVTPVARDELVYISADPAHLATPVTPHRLSLATLVMADTTWSSEDPTRVTIRNLLHETGRNPPSRIEVEDIETAVELVGMGYADSVIAKGAAEQLLPRLAPKAGWVSLRPRTYDTFAIVHRTDATLSPAATLMIELATKRIQAIADPVHRR is encoded by the coding sequence ATGTTGTCGCTGCACCAGCTTCGCGTGTTCCTCGCGGTCTACGAGCATGGCTCGCTGACCGCGGCGGCCGACGAGCTCGGTTATGCGCAGCCGTCGATCTCGGAGCAGGTCAGAGGCCTGGAGCGTACGCTCGGCGTCCAGCTCTTCCGGCGCGTGGGGCGGGGTGTGGTGCCGACCGCGGTGGCCGATGAGCTGAGGCCGCATGCGGAGCGTACGGTCGCCGCCGCGGAGGACGCGCGCAAGGCCGTCCAGGCGGTGAAGCAGTTCGAGACCGGGACCATCCGGTTCGGGATGTTCGGGATCGCGCGGCTCTACGGCGGGGCCGGGCTGGTGGCCGACGTGCTCGACCGCTATCCGGGCGTACGCGTCGAGCTGATCGGGCAGAACTCCACCGAGGTCCAGGAGGACCTGCGACGCGGCCGGCTCGAGGCAGCGATGCTGCTGGTCGGCAGCGTCTCCGGCCCGGGGCTGAAGGTCACACCGGTGGCCCGCGACGAGCTCGTCTACATCTCGGCCGATCCCGCGCACCTGGCGACGCCGGTCACGCCTCACCGACTCTCGCTGGCGACGCTGGTGATGGCCGACACCACCTGGAGCTCCGAGGACCCCACCCGGGTCACGATCCGCAACCTGCTCCACGAGACCGGCCGCAACCCGCCGAGCCGGATCGAGGTCGAGGACATCGAGACGGCCGTCGAGCTGGTCGGGATGGGCTACGCCGACAGCGTCATCGCCAAGGGAGCAGCCGAGCAGCTGCTCCCCCGGCTGGCGCCGAAGGCAGGGTGGGTGTCACTGCGGCCCCGGACGTACGACACCTTCGCCATCGTCCACCGCACCGACGCCACCCTCTCCCCCGCTGCCACGCTGATGATCGAGCTGGCGACGAAGCGGATCCAGGCCATCGCGGACCCCGTCCACCGGCGCTGA
- a CDS encoding immunoglobulin-like domain-containing protein has protein sequence MDQSNPTSHNPRRRYLARTLTALASFPLILAGLVPTTPAHGASDVGLVVHYPLDQTSGTTVVDASGAGRDGTVAGDTTWLGGEGLSLGGTNGHVRLPNDVMAGLTSITVSLEVKIAADQATPYFIWGLGNTGSNGSGNGYLFTTGNAYRTSIATGNWSTEQTVTAGRNLVRDTWKTISYTLADGTAVLYEDGVEVARRTGVTITPAQIGNGVTTANYLGRSVYSGDRHLKGQVRDFRMYDRALTAAEVHALGHVTDEQRVERDLAWLDLGDTSRVVSDLSLPSSGPNGSALTWASSDPTVVSATGDVTRPPYGSPDAAVTLTATATHGSASQPEEFTVNVPADISDEEKVTRAAAALKIWDADGIRGNVTLPTQGLHGTTVSWTSSEPAVVTPTGEVDRPAYGEKAVRLALNATVSLGKVKDKRQFRLTVLPLPEQEPLEGYTFAYFTGEGTADGEQVYLAASRGNDPLHWDELNGGQPILRSQHGDKGVRDPFIIRSPEGDKFYLIATDLKIYGNGDWDAAQRRGSRYIEIWESTDLVNWSEQRHVRVSSPQAGNTWAPEAYYDEGIGAYVVFWASKLYDESDPEHAGNTHNRMVYVTTRDFRTFSEPRVWIDPGYSVIDSTVVEHAGTYYRFTKDERNNTSTTPCSKFIVEEKATSLLDLDWSFVAECIGKATADNPGIDRGEGPTIFKSNTEDKWYLFIDEFGGRGYVPFETTDLDSGFFRISSDYQLPSRPRHGTVLPVTKAELDRIRTAYRVF, from the coding sequence ATGGACCAGTCGAACCCGACCTCACACAACCCGCGCCGGAGGTACCTCGCGCGCACCCTGACGGCACTTGCCTCGTTCCCGTTGATCCTGGCCGGCCTGGTGCCCACCACCCCGGCGCATGGCGCGAGCGACGTAGGGCTCGTGGTCCACTACCCCCTCGACCAGACCAGCGGCACCACGGTCGTCGACGCGTCGGGCGCCGGCCGCGATGGCACGGTCGCCGGCGACACGACCTGGCTCGGCGGCGAGGGGCTCTCCCTCGGCGGCACCAACGGGCACGTCAGGCTGCCGAACGACGTGATGGCCGGCCTGACGTCGATCACCGTCTCGCTCGAGGTGAAGATCGCAGCGGACCAGGCCACGCCGTACTTCATCTGGGGCCTCGGCAACACCGGCTCCAACGGCTCGGGCAACGGCTACCTGTTCACGACCGGCAACGCCTACCGGACCTCGATCGCCACCGGCAACTGGAGCACCGAGCAGACGGTCACGGCGGGGCGCAACCTGGTCCGCGACACCTGGAAGACCATCAGCTACACGCTCGCCGACGGCACCGCGGTGCTCTACGAGGACGGGGTCGAGGTCGCTCGCCGCACCGGCGTGACCATCACGCCCGCTCAGATCGGCAACGGGGTCACGACCGCGAACTATCTCGGCCGATCCGTCTACAGCGGCGACCGTCATCTGAAGGGCCAGGTGCGCGACTTCCGAATGTACGACCGCGCGCTGACAGCGGCAGAGGTCCACGCGCTGGGCCACGTCACCGACGAGCAGCGCGTCGAGCGCGACCTCGCCTGGCTCGACCTGGGCGACACCTCCCGCGTCGTCAGTGACCTCTCGCTCCCGAGCAGCGGCCCGAACGGCTCCGCCCTCACCTGGGCCTCCTCCGACCCCACCGTCGTCTCCGCGACCGGCGACGTCACCCGCCCGCCGTACGGCAGCCCCGATGCCGCGGTGACCCTCACCGCCACGGCAACTCACGGCTCCGCCAGCCAGCCCGAGGAGTTCACCGTCAACGTGCCGGCCGACATCAGCGACGAGGAGAAGGTCACCCGCGCCGCGGCCGCGCTCAAGATCTGGGACGCCGACGGGATCCGCGGCAACGTCACCCTGCCGACCCAGGGCCTGCACGGCACGACCGTCAGCTGGACCTCCAGCGAGCCCGCCGTCGTGACCCCGACCGGCGAGGTCGACCGACCGGCGTACGGCGAGAAGGCCGTCCGCCTGGCTCTCAACGCCACCGTGAGCCTCGGCAAGGTCAAGGACAAGCGGCAGTTCCGGCTGACGGTCCTGCCGCTGCCCGAGCAGGAGCCGCTCGAGGGCTACACCTTCGCGTACTTCACGGGCGAGGGGACGGCCGACGGGGAGCAGGTCTACCTCGCCGCCAGCAGGGGCAACGACCCGCTCCACTGGGACGAGCTCAACGGCGGCCAGCCGATCCTGCGGTCGCAGCACGGCGACAAGGGCGTACGCGACCCGTTCATCATCCGCTCCCCGGAGGGCGACAAGTTCTACCTGATCGCCACCGACCTCAAGATCTACGGCAACGGCGACTGGGACGCCGCCCAGCGGCGGGGGAGCCGCTACATCGAGATCTGGGAGTCCACGGACCTGGTGAACTGGTCCGAGCAGCGACACGTCCGCGTGTCCTCGCCCCAGGCCGGGAACACCTGGGCGCCCGAGGCCTACTACGACGAGGGGATCGGCGCGTACGTGGTCTTCTGGGCCTCGAAGCTCTACGACGAGTCCGACCCCGAGCATGCCGGCAACACCCACAACCGGATGGTCTACGTCACCACCCGGGACTTCCGGACCTTCAGCGAGCCCAGGGTGTGGATCGACCCGGGCTACTCGGTGATCGACTCCACTGTCGTCGAGCATGCAGGGACCTACTACCGGTTCACCAAGGACGAGCGGAACAACACCTCCACCACGCCCTGCAGCAAGTTCATCGTCGAGGAGAAGGCCACCTCGCTGCTCGACCTGGACTGGAGCTTCGTCGCCGAGTGCATCGGCAAGGCCACCGCCGACAATCCGGGCATCGACCGCGGTGAGGGTCCGACGATCTTCAAGTCCAACACCGAGGACAAGTGGTACCTGTTCATCGACGAGTTCGGCGGCCGCGGGTACGTGCCGTTCGAGACCACCGACCTGGACTCGGGATTCTTCCGGATCTCCAGCGACTACCAGCTTCCCAGCCGCCCCCGCCACGGGACCGTCCTGCCGGTGACCAAGGCCGAGCTGGACCGCATCCGCACCGCCTACCGCGTGTTCTGA
- a CDS encoding alpha-L-arabinofuranosidase C-terminal domain-containing protein → MHRIRLLTVLSAATVLALPLAYAAPSLGADRRAAAPEPDYTITAHAGRSGPEISDTMYGVFFEDINYAADGGLYAELVRNRSFEFLPVDNRSYTGLTAWTPRGVGGGSGTATPVNDESRLSERNRTYLQLSLANAGDGTYGVSNSGWNNGVALEAGKSYDFSVWARSDTAGGTPLTVSLRDESGATTYAAPVRLQVNGDAWRKYTGTFTASATTDSARLWLQGGGVGTLRLDMVSLMPEDTFMGRENGLRKDLAEKIAALKPEFVRFPGGCLVNTGSMAGYDAASGWQRARSYQWKDTVGPVEERATNANFWGYNQSYGLGYYEYFQFSEDIGAMPLPVVPALVTGCGQNRVTDDEALLQRHIQDTLDLIEFANGPVDSEWGGLRAEMGHPEPFGLTHLGVGNEENLPTEFFERFEKFRAAIEARHPEITIISNSGPDDEGALFDQHWAQNRAAGVDMVDEHYYNSPTWFLQNNDRYDSYDRNGPKVFLGEYASQDNKLFNALSEAAYMTGLERNADVVQLASYAPLLANIDQVQWRPDMIWFDNDQSWGSASYQVQKLFMNNVGDRVVPSEATGKVIQPQPITGGVGLSTWATSAAYDDVSVTAPDGTSLFADDFEDGDAEGWSPLANRGSWSVVDGAYTQTDAAAQDTLVGAANITASDYDIKLRAKKLSGAEGFLVAFGVKDSGNFYWWNIGGWNNTRTVVEKATNGGKETLIAREGHSVETGRTYDVRIEVRGTHVRLFLDGQLFQELEDDQVTEPFAQVVTRDDATGDLIVKVVNAQAEPAVTRVDLGVKVASRAEMTVISGDPEDQNTRTAQPIKPVTSTIRGVDSTFTRTFAPYSVTFIRIQTR, encoded by the coding sequence GTGCACAGAATCCGTCTGCTGACCGTCCTGTCCGCCGCCACCGTCCTCGCGCTGCCCCTGGCGTACGCCGCGCCCAGCCTCGGCGCCGACCGACGAGCCGCTGCGCCCGAGCCCGACTACACGATCACGGCCCACGCCGGTCGGTCCGGTCCCGAGATCAGCGACACGATGTACGGCGTCTTCTTCGAGGACATCAACTACGCGGCCGACGGTGGCCTCTACGCCGAGCTGGTGCGGAACCGGTCGTTCGAGTTCCTCCCGGTCGACAACCGCTCCTACACCGGCCTCACCGCCTGGACCCCGCGAGGCGTCGGTGGCGGGAGCGGGACCGCCACCCCCGTCAACGACGAGTCCCGGCTCAGCGAGCGCAACCGCACCTACCTGCAGCTCTCGCTGGCCAACGCCGGCGACGGCACGTACGGCGTCTCCAACAGCGGCTGGAACAACGGCGTCGCGCTCGAGGCCGGCAAGAGCTACGACTTCTCGGTCTGGGCTCGCTCGGACACCGCGGGCGGTACGCCGCTGACCGTGTCGCTGCGCGACGAGTCCGGCGCCACGACGTACGCCGCTCCGGTCCGGCTCCAGGTGAACGGCGACGCCTGGAGGAAGTACACCGGCACCTTCACCGCGAGCGCCACGACCGACTCCGCACGCCTGTGGCTGCAGGGCGGGGGCGTCGGCACCCTTCGCCTCGACATGGTCTCGCTGATGCCCGAGGACACCTTCATGGGCCGCGAGAACGGGCTGCGCAAGGACCTCGCCGAGAAGATCGCGGCGCTGAAGCCGGAGTTCGTGCGCTTCCCGGGCGGCTGCCTCGTCAACACCGGCAGCATGGCCGGCTACGACGCCGCCTCCGGCTGGCAGCGCGCCCGGTCCTACCAGTGGAAGGACACCGTCGGCCCGGTCGAGGAGCGGGCGACGAACGCCAACTTCTGGGGCTACAACCAGTCCTACGGACTGGGCTACTACGAGTACTTCCAGTTCTCCGAGGACATCGGGGCGATGCCGCTGCCGGTTGTGCCCGCGCTGGTCACCGGCTGCGGCCAGAACCGGGTCACCGACGACGAGGCCCTGCTGCAGCGCCACATCCAGGACACCCTCGACCTCATCGAGTTCGCCAACGGCCCGGTCGACTCCGAGTGGGGCGGCCTGCGCGCGGAGATGGGGCACCCGGAGCCGTTCGGGCTCACCCACCTCGGCGTCGGCAACGAGGAGAACCTGCCGACGGAGTTCTTCGAGCGGTTCGAGAAGTTCCGTGCGGCCATCGAGGCGCGCCACCCGGAGATCACGATCATCAGCAACTCCGGCCCCGACGACGAGGGCGCGCTCTTCGACCAGCACTGGGCGCAGAACCGGGCTGCCGGCGTCGACATGGTCGACGAGCACTACTACAACTCCCCGACCTGGTTCCTGCAGAACAACGACCGCTACGACAGCTACGACCGCAACGGGCCGAAGGTCTTCCTCGGCGAGTACGCCTCCCAGGACAACAAGCTCTTCAACGCACTGTCCGAGGCGGCGTACATGACCGGGCTCGAGCGCAACGCGGACGTCGTGCAGCTCGCCTCGTACGCCCCGCTGCTGGCCAACATCGATCAGGTGCAGTGGCGCCCCGACATGATCTGGTTCGACAACGACCAGTCCTGGGGCTCCGCGAGCTACCAGGTCCAGAAGCTGTTCATGAACAACGTCGGTGACCGGGTCGTCCCCAGCGAGGCGACCGGCAAGGTGATCCAGCCCCAACCCATCACCGGCGGTGTCGGCCTCTCCACCTGGGCCACCTCCGCGGCGTACGACGACGTGTCGGTCACCGCACCCGACGGGACCTCCCTGTTCGCCGACGACTTCGAGGACGGTGACGCCGAGGGCTGGAGCCCGCTGGCCAACCGGGGCAGCTGGTCGGTCGTCGACGGCGCCTACACCCAGACAGATGCTGCTGCCCAGGACACCCTGGTCGGGGCAGCGAACATCACCGCGAGCGACTACGACATCAAGCTCAGGGCCAAGAAGCTGTCCGGCGCCGAAGGTTTCCTGGTCGCGTTCGGCGTGAAGGACTCCGGCAACTTCTACTGGTGGAACATCGGCGGCTGGAACAACACCCGCACCGTCGTCGAGAAGGCCACCAACGGCGGCAAGGAGACCCTGATCGCCCGTGAGGGTCACTCGGTCGAGACCGGACGCACCTACGACGTACGCATCGAGGTCCGCGGCACTCATGTCCGGCTCTTCCTCGACGGCCAGCTCTTCCAGGAGCTCGAGGACGACCAGGTCACCGAGCCGTTCGCGCAGGTGGTCACCCGCGACGACGCGACCGGCGACCTGATCGTCAAGGTCGTCAACGCCCAGGCCGAGCCCGCGGTCACCCGGGTCGACCTCGGCGTCAAGGTCGCCTCGAGGGCGGAGATGACCGTGATCAGCGGCGACCCGGAGGACCAGAACACCCGTACGGCGCAGCCCATCAAGCCGGTGACGAGCACGATCCGGGGCGTGGACAGCACCTTCACGCGCACGTTCGCGCCGTACTCCGTGACCTTCATCCGCATCCAGACCCGGTAG
- a CDS encoding family 43 glycosylhydrolase, translating to MSDHLNHLSLRAGLSRRHLLQAGVGLGAAAALAGQVAPAAAAPPVPMPSDAEIWGVPTLNPLVERRADPFVTPPVDGMYYLTGSVPEYDRLVLRGSASLAGLATAAESVIWRRPASGKMGGHIWAPELHRIDGRWYVYFAAGDSDDVFRIRMYVMESTLADPRDPAGWGAPQQIITPWQSFALDATTFEHGGRRYLVWAQSEPEIAVNTSLYIAEMSSPFAISTFPARIATPTRSWEVQGFKVNEGPAVLVRNGRVFMTFSASATDSRYCMGLLTASADADLLDPASWVKNPEPVFTTNVQTGQYGPGHNSFTVAEDGVTDVLVYHARDYRDITGDPLYDPNRHARVQKVVWHEDGTPMFGVPVGKGGPIVRLTPLDAPGSFVRHYEYVVRVDHAPRELADSQFRFVPGLAGDGSESLQSVNFPDRYIRITGGTVRIDPVEPGPAYAAEASFRRIPVKGGISLQVATDRGDYLQHDRGALTGGGAVGRRSSTFTLS from the coding sequence ATGTCCGATCACCTGAACCACCTCAGTCTCCGGGCCGGCCTCAGCAGGCGCCACCTCCTGCAGGCCGGGGTCGGCCTCGGGGCAGCGGCCGCCCTCGCCGGGCAGGTCGCGCCTGCCGCCGCGGCACCGCCCGTACCGATGCCCAGCGACGCCGAGATCTGGGGAGTGCCGACCCTCAACCCGCTCGTCGAGCGCCGGGCCGACCCGTTCGTCACCCCGCCCGTCGACGGGATGTACTACCTGACCGGCTCCGTACCGGAGTACGACCGTCTGGTGCTCCGCGGGTCGGCCTCGCTCGCCGGCCTCGCCACCGCGGCGGAGTCGGTGATCTGGCGCCGCCCCGCGAGCGGAAAGATGGGCGGCCACATCTGGGCGCCCGAGCTGCACCGCATCGACGGCCGCTGGTACGTCTACTTCGCAGCCGGTGACTCAGACGACGTCTTCCGGATCCGGATGTACGTCATGGAGTCGACGCTCGCCGACCCCCGCGACCCGGCCGGCTGGGGTGCTCCACAGCAGATCATCACGCCGTGGCAGAGCTTCGCCCTCGATGCCACCACGTTCGAGCACGGGGGCCGCCGCTACCTGGTCTGGGCGCAGAGCGAGCCCGAGATCGCGGTGAACACCAGCCTCTACATCGCCGAGATGAGCTCGCCGTTCGCGATCAGCACCTTCCCGGCGCGGATCGCGACCCCGACCCGCAGCTGGGAGGTGCAGGGCTTCAAGGTCAACGAGGGCCCTGCCGTGCTGGTCCGCAACGGGCGCGTCTTCATGACGTTCTCGGCCAGCGCCACCGACTCGCGCTACTGCATGGGCCTGCTGACGGCGTCGGCGGACGCCGACCTGCTCGACCCGGCGTCGTGGGTCAAGAACCCCGAGCCGGTGTTCACGACGAACGTGCAGACCGGGCAGTACGGCCCCGGGCACAACTCGTTCACGGTCGCCGAGGACGGCGTGACCGACGTCCTCGTCTACCACGCCCGGGACTACCGCGACATCACCGGAGACCCGCTCTACGACCCGAACCGGCACGCGCGCGTGCAGAAGGTGGTGTGGCACGAGGACGGCACACCCATGTTCGGGGTCCCGGTCGGGAAGGGTGGGCCGATCGTTCGGCTCACCCCGCTGGACGCGCCAGGCTCGTTCGTACGCCACTACGAGTACGTCGTGCGCGTGGACCATGCCCCGAGAGAGCTCGCCGACAGCCAGTTCCGCTTCGTCCCCGGCCTGGCGGGCGACGGCTCGGAGTCGCTGCAGTCGGTCAACTTCCCCGACCGGTACATCCGGATCACCGGGGGCACGGTCCGGATCGACCCGGTCGAGCCGGGCCCGGCGTACGCCGCTGAGGCCAGCTTCCGCCGGATCCCGGTCAAGGGTGGGATCTCGCTGCAGGTGGCCACGGATCGTGGCGACTACCTCCAGCACGATCGCGGTGCGCTCACCGGCGGTGGTGCCGTGGGACGGCGCTCCAGCACCTTCACCCTGAGCTGA
- a CDS encoding MFS transporter produces MASSPGSLWHTLIHLRGNPRACVWTEPMWGLSMALVLPYLSVFMLTLGLHDAQIGLLATAGMISQVFFGLAGGIITDRMGRRLTNAVFDVIAFVIPCLIWAFAQDFWAFLAASLLNGALQVTANAWDCLMVEDAERDQLTGIYSLVRVAADCSALFAPIAAFMVAQFGLEPAVRVLFINAAVVMLAKVILLYAASTETRQGRIRMEETRHESLWRLFVGYREAARLLGRSRGSLLALAIAALVAAVTLVNGTFWQVMVNQHLHVPDPVLPFFPMVRSLLSVLFLFTLIRRLTSGHDLKQATLWGFGIYLAGQLVLVLIPAAEGDADVVTYALLGVCLLLDGFGAGMLFMLSESLVAFHVDEAERSRVMALQRTAVMLAAAPFGWISGWLSGIDRTYPFWLTSALLVIGVITTIVWWAGPHTEPSVEPVPADHA; encoded by the coding sequence GTGGCATCCTCCCCCGGCTCCCTGTGGCACACCCTGATCCACCTCCGTGGTAACCCGCGCGCCTGCGTGTGGACCGAGCCGATGTGGGGTCTGTCGATGGCGCTGGTGCTGCCGTATCTCTCCGTCTTCATGCTCACGCTCGGCCTTCACGACGCCCAGATCGGCCTGCTGGCGACCGCCGGGATGATCTCGCAGGTGTTCTTCGGGCTCGCCGGCGGCATCATCACCGACCGGATGGGGCGCCGGCTGACCAACGCGGTCTTCGACGTGATCGCCTTCGTGATCCCGTGTCTGATCTGGGCATTCGCCCAGGACTTCTGGGCCTTCCTGGCCGCGTCGCTGCTCAACGGTGCGTTGCAGGTCACCGCGAACGCCTGGGACTGCCTGATGGTCGAGGATGCCGAGCGCGACCAGCTCACCGGCATCTACTCCCTCGTGCGGGTCGCGGCCGACTGCTCGGCGCTGTTCGCCCCGATCGCCGCCTTCATGGTCGCGCAGTTCGGTCTGGAGCCGGCGGTGCGGGTGCTCTTCATCAACGCGGCGGTGGTGATGCTGGCCAAGGTCATCCTCTTGTACGCCGCCTCCACCGAGACCCGCCAAGGACGCATCCGGATGGAGGAGACCCGGCACGAGAGTCTCTGGCGGCTCTTCGTCGGCTACCGCGAGGCCGCGAGGCTGCTGGGCCGCTCGCGGGGCTCGCTCCTGGCGCTGGCCATCGCCGCCCTGGTCGCGGCGGTCACCCTCGTCAACGGGACCTTCTGGCAGGTCATGGTCAACCAGCACCTCCATGTGCCCGACCCGGTGCTGCCGTTCTTCCCGATGGTGCGCTCCCTGCTGTCGGTGCTCTTCCTCTTCACCCTGATCCGCCGGCTGACCTCGGGCCACGACCTCAAGCAGGCAACCCTGTGGGGATTCGGCATCTACCTGGCCGGCCAGCTGGTCCTTGTCCTGATCCCGGCCGCCGAGGGTGACGCCGACGTCGTGACGTACGCGCTTCTGGGGGTGTGCCTCCTCCTCGACGGCTTCGGCGCCGGGATGCTCTTCATGCTCTCGGAGTCGCTCGTCGCGTTCCACGTCGACGAGGCCGAGCGGTCACGGGTGATGGCGCTGCAACGCACCGCGGTGATGCTCGCGGCCGCCCCGTTCGGCTGGATCTCCGGATGGCTCTCCGGGATCGACCGCACCTACCCGTTCTGGCTGACCAGCGCACTGCTGGTGATCGGTGTGATCACCACCATCGTCTGGTGGGCCGGGCCGCACACCGAGCCGTCGGTCGAGCCCGTGCCCGCGGATCACGCGTGA
- a CDS encoding TetR/AcrR family transcriptional regulator — translation MARVSADERRRLLVQAAIRVMARDGVAQATTRSIVAEADMSLGTFHYCFRSKEELLEQVITTITSHTLAPALEIIEGPGTLEEKLRGGLASYWQHVLDNPDEHRVTYELTQYATRNPALAEFARKQYRTYLDAHTQVIESLGTSAGVTWTVDEAVLARYLTAIVDGMTLLYLNEGDAETAGAAIDLAATQLLGLVAEGS, via the coding sequence GTGGCGAGGGTGTCGGCAGACGAGCGGCGACGGTTGCTGGTGCAGGCCGCGATCCGGGTAATGGCGCGCGACGGCGTAGCGCAGGCGACGACGCGGTCGATCGTGGCCGAGGCGGACATGTCGCTCGGCACCTTCCACTACTGCTTCCGTTCCAAGGAGGAGCTGCTGGAGCAGGTGATCACCACGATCACGAGCCACACCCTGGCGCCGGCGCTCGAGATCATCGAGGGCCCGGGAACGCTGGAGGAGAAGCTGCGGGGCGGCCTGGCGTCCTACTGGCAGCACGTGCTGGACAACCCGGACGAGCACCGGGTGACGTACGAGCTGACGCAGTACGCGACCCGCAACCCCGCCCTGGCGGAGTTCGCGCGCAAGCAGTACCGCACCTACCTGGACGCGCACACCCAGGTGATCGAGTCGCTGGGCACCAGCGCCGGGGTGACCTGGACCGTCGACGAGGCGGTCCTGGCGCGCTACCTGACCGCGATCGTGGACGGGATGACCCTGCTCTACCTCAACGAGGGCGACGCCGAGACCGCCGGCGCGGCGATCGACCTGGCCGCCACCCAGCTGCTCGGGTTGGTCGCCGAGGGCTCCTGA
- a CDS encoding alanine racemase: protein MNLAQRVGSARTPWPDLLAATEHLDPPFAVLDVAALRTNAHQLVRRAAGKPIRVASKSIRVRSVIRDALELPGMSGILAYTLPEALWLAEEHEDVVVGYPTMHREALRRLASDEELASRITLMVDSPRHLDLTAEVVGPDGPPIRICLELDVSLRLAGGRLHLGARRSPVHTPEDAAALARQVAAHPRFQLVGLMGYEGQIAGIGDNQPGLSRFAVRAMQHRSAAELAERRAAAVAAVRSVASLEFVNGGGTGSLELTAAEPAVTEVAAGSGLLAPRLFDFYTRFHPQPAAYFVLSVVRRPSPQHATVLGGGWIASGAAGKDRLPTPVWPPGLSLVDREGAGEVQTPLVGDRVDDLGIGDRVWFRHTKAGELSEHVDQMMLVDGDRIVDVVPTYRGEGKVFL, encoded by the coding sequence ATGAACCTCGCCCAGCGCGTCGGTTCCGCCCGCACGCCCTGGCCGGACCTGCTCGCCGCGACCGAGCACCTGGACCCGCCGTTCGCCGTCCTGGACGTGGCGGCGTTGCGCACCAACGCCCACCAGCTGGTCCGCCGTGCCGCCGGCAAGCCGATCCGGGTCGCCAGCAAGTCGATCCGGGTGCGCTCGGTGATCCGGGACGCTCTCGAGCTGCCCGGGATGTCCGGCATCCTCGCCTACACGCTCCCCGAAGCGCTCTGGCTGGCCGAGGAGCACGAGGACGTCGTCGTCGGCTATCCGACCATGCACCGCGAGGCGCTCCGGCGGCTGGCCTCGGACGAGGAGCTCGCGTCCCGAATCACGCTGATGGTCGACAGTCCTCGGCATCTCGACCTCACGGCCGAGGTCGTCGGACCGGACGGTCCTCCGATCCGGATCTGCCTGGAGCTGGACGTCTCGCTCCGGCTCGCCGGCGGCCGGCTCCACCTCGGCGCCCGCCGCTCCCCCGTGCACACGCCCGAGGACGCCGCCGCGCTGGCTCGCCAGGTGGCGGCCCATCCGCGCTTCCAACTGGTCGGCCTGATGGGCTACGAGGGTCAGATCGCGGGCATCGGCGACAACCAGCCGGGCCTGAGCCGCTTCGCCGTCCGGGCGATGCAGCACCGGTCGGCCGCCGAGCTCGCCGAGCGGCGCGCGGCCGCGGTCGCCGCCGTTCGGAGCGTGGCGTCGCTGGAGTTCGTCAACGGTGGCGGCACGGGCAGCCTCGAGCTCACCGCCGCCGAGCCCGCCGTCACCGAGGTCGCCGCCGGGTCCGGGCTCCTGGCACCGCGCCTGTTCGACTTCTACACCCGTTTCCACCCTCAGCCCGCGGCGTACTTCGTGCTGTCCGTCGTACGCCGCCCCTCACCGCAGCACGCCACGGTCCTCGGTGGCGGCTGGATCGCCTCCGGCGCCGCCGGCAAGGACCGGCTGCCGACGCCGGTGTGGCCGCCAGGCCTCTCGCTGGTCGACCGGGAAGGCGCCGGGGAGGTGCAGACGCCGCTGGTGGGCGACCGGGTCGACGACCTCGGCATCGGTGACCGCGTCTGGTTCCGGCACACCAAGGCCGGCGAGCTGTCCGAGCACGTCGACCAGATGATGCTGGTCGACGGAGACCGCATCGTCGACGTGGTGCCCACCTACCGCGGGGAGGGAAAGGTCTTCCTCTGA